In Flavobacterium luteolum, the DNA window AAAACAGATACGCTTTTTTTGAATAATTGTTTTTAGCTAAAAAGTGTTAGAATTCTAACAAAAACCAGAAGACAATAAAAACCTCAAAAAAGCATTATCAATATTCAATAGTCTCCTGCATTAAAAAAAATAATACTAATTTTGCTTTCATGATTCAGATAACAATAATCGGTTCCGGCAATGTTGCACAGCATTTGATAAAGGCTTTTTCTGCCAGCAAAATTGTTGAAATTAAACAGGTTTTTGCACGAAAGAAAGAGGCTTTACTTCACTTAATTGATTCTGAAAAAATAGTTACGGATTACAGTCAATTACAATCAGCTGATTTACATATAATTTCAGTTTCAGATAATGCTATAACAGAAGTTTCAGAACAACTGCCATTTAATAATCAGCTGGTGGTTCATACCTCGGGAACATCCTCAATTGAACTCTTAAATCCGAAAAACCGACGCGGTGTATTTTATCCACTTCAGACTTTTTCTAAAAATAAAGAATTAAATTATTCTATTATCCCTTTTTGTCTAGAAGCAGAAAACACAGCCGATTTTAAGCTTTTAGAAACCGTTGCAAAAAGCGTTTCTACAGCCGTTTATTCTATTAGTTCAGAACAGCGTAAAGCGCTTCATGTAGCAGCCGTTTTTGTGAGCAATTTTACCAATCATTTGTATCAAATCGGACAAGAAGTCTGTGAAGAAAATCAAGTGCCTTTTGCAGTTTTAAGACCTTTAATTCAGGAAACTGCTGATAAAATTAACACACTCAATCCGATTGATGCCCAAACTGGACCGGCCATACGCTACGATTCAAATACGATTAATGCGCATCTGGCTTTTTTACAAGACGAAAACAAAAAAAAAATCTATAAAATCCTAACACAATCTATACAGCATAATGGCAAAAAGTTATAAAGAAATAATGAATGACATCACAACCTTTGTTTTTGATGTAGACGGCGTACTTACAGACAGTTCTGTTTTTGTAACCAATGAAGGCGAAATGTTAAGAACAATGAATATTCGTGATGGTTTTGCGATGAAAGCAGCTATCGAAAGCGGTTATCATGTGTGCATTATTTCTGGCGGAAGCAATGAAGGTGTACGCATTCGTCTTCGCAATCTAGGTATTTCTGACATTCATTTGGGAACTCCTGATAAAGTAAAAACTTTTAACGCTTACTGCGAAAGCAAAAATATTAAACCTGAAAATGTATTGTATATGGGAGACGACATCCCTGATTTTCATGTTATGAAATTAGTTGGACTACCTACCTCTCCTCAAGATGCAAGTCCAGAAATTAAAAATATCTGTCGATACATTTCACACGTAAAAGGCGGACGTGGTGCTGCAAGAGACGTTATAGAGCAAGTGATGAAAGTGCAAGGCAAATGGATGGAGTATTTTAATGGACAGCACGATTAGTTTAATTGTGAATTGTTAATGATAAATTGTTAATTTAAAAACCTTAGAACCTTAGCATCTTAGCCACTCAGAACCTCAGAAAATGAAATTCCTCAAACTCATTCGTTATAAAAACCTTTTAATGCTTGCTTTCATGCAGCTGCTTTTTCGCTATGCTTTTTTAAAACAGCAACAAGTTCCTTTGGCATTAGCTGACTGGCAATACGGATTACTAGTTTTAAGCACTGTATTACTTGCCGCGGCAGGTTATGTTATTAATAATATTTATGACGTAGGAACCGATACCATCAACAAACCAAATGATGTTGTTGTAGGGAAAGGAATTACAGAAACTGCAGCTTATAATATTTATATTGGTTTAAATATTTCTGGGGTTGCAATTGGTTTTATTCTGTCGAATATTATCATGAGACCAACTTTTGCATCGCTTTTTATTTTAATCGCATCACTTTTATATTTTTATGCGACAACTCTAAAACAAATCATGATTTTGGGCAATTTTGTTGTAGCATTGCTTTTGGCTGTTAGCGTTTTGATTATAGGAGTTTTTGATCTTTTTCCAGCTACAACGAGCGAAAATCAGGCACAAATGGCTAGTCTTTTTTCTATTTTAACAGATTATGCTCTTTTTGCTTTTATGATTAATTTTATTCGCGAGATTGTAAAAGACATTGAAGATGTAAATGGCGATTATAATATGGGACTGAATACATTACCAGTTGCAATTGGAGTTAATAGAGCTGCAAAAATAGCATTAGGTTTTGCTATAATTTCTTTTATTTTATCGGGACTTTACTGCAATACATACTTCATGCAAAACAAGCTTTATATAGCTGTATTTTATGCTTTTGCAACTGTTTTAGCACCTTTGCTTTATTTTATTGTCAAAATATTTAGTGCAAAATCTCAAAAAGATTTTCATCATTTAAGCACTATCCTGAAACTTATTTTATTCTTCGGAATTTTATCAATCTTGGTTATTGCCTTAAATATCAAATACAATGCTTAAAGAAAAATTAAAAAAATATAAAATCATTTTAGCTTCGGGTTCGCCTCGCAGACAGCAATTTTTTAAGGATTTGGATCTTGATTTTGAAATTCGTTTAAAAGATGTTGAAGAAA includes these proteins:
- a CDS encoding Rossmann-like and DUF2520 domain-containing protein, whose translation is MIQITIIGSGNVAQHLIKAFSASKIVEIKQVFARKKEALLHLIDSEKIVTDYSQLQSADLHIISVSDNAITEVSEQLPFNNQLVVHTSGTSSIELLNPKNRRGVFYPLQTFSKNKELNYSIIPFCLEAENTADFKLLETVAKSVSTAVYSISSEQRKALHVAAVFVSNFTNHLYQIGQEVCEENQVPFAVLRPLIQETADKINTLNPIDAQTGPAIRYDSNTINAHLAFLQDENKKKIYKILTQSIQHNGKKL
- a CDS encoding KdsC family phosphatase, whose translation is MAKSYKEIMNDITTFVFDVDGVLTDSSVFVTNEGEMLRTMNIRDGFAMKAAIESGYHVCIISGGSNEGVRIRLRNLGISDIHLGTPDKVKTFNAYCESKNIKPENVLYMGDDIPDFHVMKLVGLPTSPQDASPEIKNICRYISHVKGGRGAARDVIEQVMKVQGKWMEYFNGQHD
- a CDS encoding geranylgeranylglycerol-phosphate geranylgeranyltransferase, which encodes MKFLKLIRYKNLLMLAFMQLLFRYAFLKQQQVPLALADWQYGLLVLSTVLLAAAGYVINNIYDVGTDTINKPNDVVVGKGITETAAYNIYIGLNISGVAIGFILSNIIMRPTFASLFILIASLLYFYATTLKQIMILGNFVVALLLAVSVLIIGVFDLFPATTSENQAQMASLFSILTDYALFAFMINFIREIVKDIEDVNGDYNMGLNTLPVAIGVNRAAKIALGFAIISFILSGLYCNTYFMQNKLYIAVFYAFATVLAPLLYFIVKIFSAKSQKDFHHLSTILKLILFFGILSILVIALNIKYNA